From Haemophilus parainfluenzae:
TGCCGTTTTAAAGGCGAAACCGGCAATGAGATTGATCTGCGCTGCAATTACTACTCAGGCGAAGCCTTCCCTGAAGGATTAAAAGCCACTATCACTGATATGAAAAACGGTGCAGTCAATCCGGATATGTCAGTGGCAATTACTGGTTTAGGCGCAGAATGGTGGAACTACATCATTAACCCGTTCACCGATACCGAAAGCCTGAATTTACTGCGTGCCGACTTGGTAAAGCGCTGGGGACCATTAAAACAAATTGACGGCATCTGCTTTATGGCAAAACGTGGTACACACGCAGAAGTCACCACCTTTGCTGAGCAACGCAATGACTATTTGTTCAGCTTGCTTGCTACCCATAAAGCCCCACAGCCTGCCTATCTTTGGGCAAGTGCTTATGCTGCTGTGGTCGCAGGCTCGCTTGCTGTCGACCCTGCGCGCCCTGTGCAAACCTTGGTGATGGATTTACTGCCACCGAGTATGTCAGACCGCTGGGACTTACCGGAACGTAACACGCTTTTGTATAGCGGTGTTAGCACCTATACGGTCAATGCAGGCAGCCAGCCACAAGTGGAAGCAGCAATCACGATGTATCGTAAAAATGCCTTTGGCGATAACGATGAAAGTTATCTCTATGTGGAAACCATTGCCACCTTGAGTTATTTACGCTACGCCATTCGCAGCCGTATTACCCAGAAATTTCCACGCCATAAATTAGCGAATGACGGCACACGCATTGGACCGGGGCAAGCAATTGTTACGCCAAAAATTATTCGTAATGAACTCTTGGCATTGTTCACTGAGCTAGAATTTGCCGGCTTAGTCGAAGACTTTGAGCAGTTTAACCAAACCCTCTTGGTAGAACGTGATAGCAATAATCCGTGCCGCGTGAATGTGTTATCCAACGAAAACCTGGTTAACCAGTTCCGCATTTATGCACACGCCATTCAATTTATTTTGTAAGGAGTGAGAGATGGCAACACAATTTCAAGGCTCAGCAATTATTCGCCTTAATGGGAAAGAATGGCCGTCCGACAACGACGGTACGCTCACCCCTGGTGGCAAAGAGCGCGAAACCGTCAAAGGTTCGCGTGTCTATGGCTTTTCTGAAAAACCTACTGAAGCAATGGTGGAATGTACGGTGTTTAACTGTGCCGAAACCGATGTGATGGAATTACAACATATCACTAACGCCACAGTGGAGTTTGAAACTGACATTGGTCAAGTTTATTTGCTCCCTGGTGCATGGACGGTAGATGCCGGCACGTTAAGTGCGGACGGCAAAATCAAGCTAAAAATGGCTGCGATTGAATGTAAACGTGTGAAATAAGGAAACCGTAAATGAAAGTAATGTTAGAAACTGGCTTAATGTTTGGTGAAGAACGCCAACTTGAAGTGATTTTGCGCGAACTCACCACCGGTGATTTACTCGATGCTGAAACTGCCGCAGAACGCCTCGTAATGACTGCTGAAGGTGAACCAGTCTTGGTGAAATCGCCAGCCTTGTTTGGTTATGAGATTTTACGCCGTCAAATTGCTTCTATTGGCAAAATCAACGGGCCAATATCATTGCGTGAATTGCGCTCACTCACCCCTGAAGATTTAAACCGCATTAGCCTATTTGTGCAAAACTGGGAAAGTGCAAAAGCCGAACAGGTGGTTTCACGGGGGCGATTGGATGCAGCAGATAGTCAAGCTCGAAAAGACCT
This genomic window contains:
- a CDS encoding phage tail sheath subtilisin-like domain-containing protein — protein: MSISFNDIPSDLRVPLTYIEFDNTTAVSGTPTALHKVLMLGTKLATGSAKAGEAVRVSSYGQAKTLFGRGSQLAEMVKTFKAHNSTLDLWVLPLDEASSGAKATGSVQITGTATQAGTFSLMIAGNNYKTAVTSGDTADVVAGKLQKLIAADQDVPVLATVAGNTITLTCRFKGETGNEIDLRCNYYSGEAFPEGLKATITDMKNGAVNPDMSVAITGLGAEWWNYIINPFTDTESLNLLRADLVKRWGPLKQIDGICFMAKRGTHAEVTTFAEQRNDYLFSLLATHKAPQPAYLWASAYAAVVAGSLAVDPARPVQTLVMDLLPPSMSDRWDLPERNTLLYSGVSTYTVNAGSQPQVEAAITMYRKNAFGDNDESYLYVETIATLSYLRYAIRSRITQKFPRHKLANDGTRIGPGQAIVTPKIIRNELLALFTELEFAGLVEDFEQFNQTLLVERDSNNPCRVNVLSNENLVNQFRIYAHAIQFIL
- a CDS encoding phage tail tube protein, producing the protein MATQFQGSAIIRLNGKEWPSDNDGTLTPGGKERETVKGSRVYGFSEKPTEAMVECTVFNCAETDVMELQHITNATVEFETDIGQVYLLPGAWTVDAGTLSADGKIKLKMAAIECKRVK
- a CDS encoding phage tail assembly protein, whose product is MKVMLETGLMFGEERQLEVILRELTTGDLLDAETAAERLVMTAEGEPVLVKSPALFGYEILRRQIASIGKINGPISLRELRSLTPEDLNRISLFVQNWESAKAEQVVSRGRLDAADSQARKDLSAVS